In Nicotiana tabacum cultivar K326 chromosome 2, ASM71507v2, whole genome shotgun sequence, the following proteins share a genomic window:
- the LOC107792680 gene encoding putative late blight resistance protein homolog R1A-3, with amino-acid sequence MANVAVEFLVENLMQLLRDNAELIIGVKDEAESLLQDLNEFNAFLKQASKSRSENDVHKELVKKIKTVVNSAEDAIDKFVIEAKLHKDKGVGRFVDVKHYKRVYDVAGEIKAIRDKVKEIRLNNSHGLQALQDEDQSARYVEERKPPVVEEDDVVGFEEEADKVINRLLGGSDGLEVVPVVGMPGLGKTTLANKIYKHPKIGYEFFTRIWVYVSQSYRRRELFLNIISKFTRNTKQYHGMCEEDLADEIQDFLGKGGKYLIVLDDVWSPDAWERIRIAFPNNNNKSNRILLTTRDSKVAKQCKQCIGIPHDLKFLTEDESWILLEKKVFHKDKCPPELELSGKSIAKKCNGLPLAIVVIAGALIGKGKTSREWKQVDQSVGEHLINKDQLENCNKLVQMSYDRLPYDLKACFLYCGAFPGGFEIPAWKLIRLWIAEGFIQYKGHLSLECKAEDNLNDLINRNLVMVMQRTSDGQIKTCRLHDMLHEFCRQEAMKEENLFQEIKLGAEQYFPGKRELATYRRLCIHSSVLEFISTKPSGEHVRSFLSFSLKKIEMPSVDIPTIPKGFPLLRVFDVESINFSRFSKEFFQLYHLRYIAFSSDTIKIIPKHIGELWNIQTLIINTQQRSLDIQANIWNMARLRHLHTNSSAKLPVPVTPRSSKVPLVNQSLQTLSTIAPESCTEEVFARTPNLKKLGIRGKIAVLLEPNKSLLKNVKKLEYLENLKLINDSSQTGKGLRLPPSYIFPTKLRKLSLVDTWLEWNDMSILGQLEHLEVLKLIENGFMGECWESVGGFCSLLVLWIERTDLVSWKASADHFPRLKHLVLICCDKLKEIPIGLADIRSFQVMELQNSTKTAAISARDIRAKKDKQTQKGTNNNNGFKLSIFPPDL; translated from the exons ATGGCGAACGTTGCGGTGGAATTTCTGGTGGAGAACTTGATGCAGCTGCTGAGGGACAATGCGGAGCTGATTATTGGGGTTAAGGATGAGGCTGAGAGTCTGCTTCAAGATCTCAACGAATTCAACGCTTTCCTCAAGCAAGCTTCCAAGTCCCGCAGTGAGAACGATGTCCATAAAGAATTGGTGAAGAAAATTAAGACTGTCGTCAACTCTGCTGAAGATGCCATTGATAAGTTTGTGATTGAGGCTAAGCTTCACAAGGACAAAGGTGTTGGCAGGTTTGTGGATGTTAAGCATTATAAAAGAGTGTATGATGTAGCAGGGGAGATTAAAGCTATTAGAGACAAAGTCAAAGAAATCCGTCTCAATAATTCCCATGGCCTTCAGGCCCTTCAAGATGAAGATCAATCTGCCAGATATGTCGAAGAACGAAAG CCTCCAGTGGTAGAGGAAGATGATGTGGTGGGATTTGAAGAGGAAGCAGATAAAGTAATCAACCGTCTTCTTGGAGGATCAGATGGTCTAGAAGTTGTTCCAGTTGTTGGAATGCCTGGTCTCGGCAAAACGACACTAGCAAATAAGATTTACAAGCATCCTAAAATCGGGTACGAGTTTTTTACTCGCATTTGGGTTTATGTTTCTCAATCATACAGGAGAAGAGAATTATTTCTCAACATCATCAGCAAATTCACTCGAAATACCAAACAATACCATGGTATGTGTGAGGAGGATTTAGCTGATGAAATACAAGATTTTTTGGGCAAGGGAGGAAAATACTTGATTGTCTTGGATGATGTATGGTCTCCTGACGCTTGGGAACGTATCAGAATAGCTTtcccaaacaacaacaacaaatccaatAGAATATTGTTGACCACTCGAGACAGCAAAGTTGCTAAGCAATGCAAGCAGTGCATTGGTATACCTCATGATTTAAAATTTCTGACTGAAGATGAAAGTTGGATTTTACTGGAGAAGAAAGTTTTCCATAAAGATAAATGTCCTCCTGAATTGGAACTATCTGGAAAGAGCATAGCCAAAAAATGTAATGGACTACCCCTTGCGATTGTTGTTATTGCAGGAGCACTAATTGGGAAAGGTAAGACATCAAGAGAGTGGAAACAAGTGGATCAGAGTGTGGGTGAACACCTTATAAATAAAGACCAGCTTGAGAATTGTAACAAATTGGTGCAAATGAGTTATGATCGCTTGCCTTACGACTTGAAAGCATGTTTTTTATATTGTGGTGCATTTCCCGGAGGCTTTGAGATCCCTGCTTGGAAGTTAATCCGTTTGTGGATCGCAGAAGGGTTCATACAGTATAAAGGCCACTTATCCCTTGAGTGTAAAGCAGAGGATAACTTGAATGATCTCATCAACAGGAATCTAGTGATGGTAATGCAAAGAACATCTGATGGTCAAATCAAAACATGTCGTCTTCATGACATGTTGCACGAGTTTTGCAGACAAGAGGCGATGAAGGAAGAAAATCTTTTCCAAGAAATAAAACTAGGTGCTGAGCAATATTTCCCAGGAAAACGGGAACTAGCCACCTACCGTCGCTTATGCATTCATTCCTCAGTTTTGGAATTTATCTCTACAAAACCCTCAGGTGAACATGTCAGGTCattcttatctttttctttaaaaaagaTTGAGATGCCATCTGTCGACATCCCAACCATACCAAAAGGCTTTCCGTTGCTGAGGGTTTTTGATGTCGAGTCCATCAACTTCAGTCGCTTCTCCAAGGAGTTTTTCCAGTTATATCATTTGAGGTATATTGCTTTCTCATCTGACACAATCAAGATCATTCCTAAACACATTGGAGAACTGTGGAACATCCAAACACTCATAATTAACACGCAACAACGCTCTCTTGATATCCAAGCAAACATATGGAATATGGCACGACTAAGGCATCTGCACACTAACTCTTCTGCCAAATTGCCTGTTCCTGTGACCCCAAGAAGTAGTAAAGTTCCTTTGGTAAATCAAAGCCTGCAAACTCTCTCCACCATTGCTCCCGAAAGCTGCACAGAAGAAGTGTTTGCAAGGACTCCAAACCTGAAAAAGCTGGGCATCCGTGGGAAAATAGCTGTGCTTCTTGAGCCTAATAAGTCATTGTTAAAAAATGTGAAGAAGCTAGAATACCTTGAAAACTTGAAGCTGATAAATGATAGTAGTCAAACAGGAAAAGGGTTACGCCTTCCACCCTCATATATATTTCCCACGAAGTTGAGGAAGCTGTCTTTAGTAGATACCTGGCTGGAGTGGAATGATATGTCTATATTGGGGCAGTTGGAACACCTTGAAGTCCTGAAGCTGATAGAAAATGGGTTTATGGGAGAATGCTGGGAGTCAGTTGGAGGTTTTTGTTCCCTACTGGTGTTGTGGATTGAAAGGACAGACTTAGTTTCTTGGAAAGCATCAGCTGATCACTTTCCAAGACTTAAGCATCTTGTTCTCATCTGCTGCGATAAGCTTAAGGAAATCCCCATTGGCCTGGCTGATATACGCAGCTTCCAAGTGATGGAGTTGCAAAACTCCACCAAAACAGCAGCAATATCTGCACGGGATATACGAGCCAAAAAAGACAAGCAAACTCAAAAAGGGACTAATAACAACAATGGGTTCAAGCTCTCTATATTCCCTCCCGATCTCTGA